In Scatophagus argus isolate fScaArg1 chromosome 14, fScaArg1.pri, whole genome shotgun sequence, the following proteins share a genomic window:
- the mtmr2 gene encoding myotubularin-related protein 2 isoform X2: MSSESVSTSAELSPELRVKPKTLAKKVLRDSDKEEPQLLPNETVQDMAQDVTYFCPFIGALRGTVTVTNYRLFFKCMDREPAFVLDLPLGVVSRVEKIGSASTRGDMSYGLVCKDMRNLRFAHKHMEDTLRKSIFEVLMKFAFPVSNGLQIFAFEYGQVFPENGWKVYDAISEYKRQGIPNESWRLTKVNDHYEVCDTYPSTLAVPVNIPDEELKRVAAFRAKGRIPVLSWIHPESQATVTRCSQPMVGVNGKRSKEDEKYLQAIMDANAQSHKLFIFDARPSVNAAANKMKGGGYESEDAYQNAELVFLDIHNIHVMRESLRKLKDVVYPNIEDSHWFSNLESTHWLEHIKLILAGALRIADKVESGKTSVVVHCSDGWDRTSQLTSLAMLMLDGYYRTIRGFEVLLEKEWLSFGHRFQLRIGHGDKNHTDADRSPVFIQFIDCVWQLTRQFPAAFEFNEYFLVTILDHLYSCLFGTFLCNSEQQRLKEEIPKRTVSLWSYINSQLEEFTNPLYVNYSNHVLFPAVSLRHLELWVGYYIRWNPRMRPQEPVHQRYKELLAKRAELQKRVDELQREVTNRSASSSSERAGSPTRSITPVQTFV, translated from the exons ATGTCCTCTGAGTCTGTGTCCACCTCTGCAGAGCTCTCCCCGGAGCTCAGG GTTAAACCCAAAACCCTTGCCAAG AAGGTGCTGAGAGATTCAGACAAAGAGGAGCCACAGTTGCTTCCAAATGAAACGGTGCAAGACATGG CCCAAGACGTCACCTACTTCTGTCCTTTCATTGGTGCACTGAGGGGCACAGTGACAGTCACCAACTACAGACTTTTCTTTAAATGCATGGACAGG GAGCCAGCTTTTGTGCTGGACCTGCCACTTGGGGTGGTGAGTCGTGTGGAAAAGATAGGAAGTGCATCAACCCGTGGTGACATGTCCTATGGGCTGGTTTGCAAG GACATGCGTAATCTACGATTtgctcacaaacacatggaGGACACACTCAGGAAGTCCATTTTCGAAGTGCTGATGAAATTTGCGTTTCCTGTTTCCAACGGACTG CAAATCTTTGCCTTTGAATATGGGCAAGTCTTTCCTGAAAACGGATGGAAGGTGTATGACGCTATCTCGGAATACAAACGACAG GGTATACCCAACGAAAGCTGGAGGCTAACAAAAGTAAACGATCACTATGAGGTTTGTGACACCTACCCATCAACTCTTGCGGTGCCCGTCAACATCCCGGACGAAGAGCTGAAGAGAGTGGCTGCCTTCCGTGCAAAAGGAAGGATACCT GTGTTGTCATGGATTCATCCAGAGAGCCAGGCAACGGTGACACGCTGCAGTCAGCCCATGGTTGGGGTAAACGGGAAGCGCAGCAAAGAGGATGAGAAATACCTCCAGGCGATCATGGATGCTAATGCTCAGTCTCACAAACTCTTCATTTTTGATGCCAGGCCTAGTGTCAATGCCGCTGCCAACAAG ATGAAAGGGGGTGGTTATGAAAGTGAGGATGCGTATCAAAATGCTGAGCTGGTGTTCTTGGATATACACAACATCCACGTGATGAGAGAGTCGCTTCGCAAGCTCAAGGATGTGGTCTACCCCAACATTGAGGACTCCCACTGGTTTTCCAATCTAGAGTCCACTCACTGGCTTGAGCACATCAAG ctgATCCTGGCAGGAGCGCTGAGGATTGCAGACAAGGTGGAATCTGGGAAAACCTCAGTGGTGGTGCACTGTAGCGACGGCTGGGATCGCACAAGCCAGCTCACCTCACTGGCCATGCTCATGCTGGACGGTTACTATCGCACCATTCGTGGCTTCGAGGTGCTGCTTGAGAAAGAGTGGCTGAGCTTTGGTCACCGCTTCCAGCTG CGTATCGGTCATGGTGACAAGAACCACACAGATGCTGACCGCTCAcctgtttttattcagttcatTGACTGTGTCTGGCAGTTGACTCGGCAG TTTCCTGCAGCATTTGAGTTTAATGAATACTTCCTGGTCACCATCCTGGACCACCTGTACAGCTGCCTGTTTGGGACATTCTTGTGCAACAGCGAACAGCAGAGGTTGAAGGAA GAGATTCCCAAGAGGACGGTGTCATTGTGGTCTTACATAAACAGCCAGCTGGAGGAGTTTACCAATCCTTTGTATGTGAACTATTCCAACCATGTACTCTTCCCTGCAGTCAGCTTACGTCACCTGGAGCTTTGGGTTGGTTACTACATCCGCTGGAACCCTCGTATGAGACCTCAG
- the mtmr2 gene encoding myotubularin-related protein 2 isoform X1 translates to MEKSGSIDSLGSKRSSSRQPSVDSLSSASTSRSDRSAQAKPPSAMSSESVSTSAELSPELRVKPKTLAKKVLRDSDKEEPQLLPNETVQDMAQDVTYFCPFIGALRGTVTVTNYRLFFKCMDREPAFVLDLPLGVVSRVEKIGSASTRGDMSYGLVCKDMRNLRFAHKHMEDTLRKSIFEVLMKFAFPVSNGLQIFAFEYGQVFPENGWKVYDAISEYKRQGIPNESWRLTKVNDHYEVCDTYPSTLAVPVNIPDEELKRVAAFRAKGRIPVLSWIHPESQATVTRCSQPMVGVNGKRSKEDEKYLQAIMDANAQSHKLFIFDARPSVNAAANKMKGGGYESEDAYQNAELVFLDIHNIHVMRESLRKLKDVVYPNIEDSHWFSNLESTHWLEHIKLILAGALRIADKVESGKTSVVVHCSDGWDRTSQLTSLAMLMLDGYYRTIRGFEVLLEKEWLSFGHRFQLRIGHGDKNHTDADRSPVFIQFIDCVWQLTRQFPAAFEFNEYFLVTILDHLYSCLFGTFLCNSEQQRLKEEIPKRTVSLWSYINSQLEEFTNPLYVNYSNHVLFPAVSLRHLELWVGYYIRWNPRMRPQEPVHQRYKELLAKRAELQKRVDELQREVTNRSASSSSERAGSPTRSITPVQTFV, encoded by the exons ATGGAGAAGAGCGGGAGTATCGACAGTTTGGGATCGAAACGCTCCTCTTCCCGACAGCCAAGTGTTGATTCATTGTCCAG TGCTTCCACTTCTCGCTCTGACCGGTCTGCTCAGGCCAAGCCCCCCTCAGCTATGTCCTCTGAGTCTGTGTCCACCTCTGCAGAGCTCTCCCCGGAGCTCAGG GTTAAACCCAAAACCCTTGCCAAG AAGGTGCTGAGAGATTCAGACAAAGAGGAGCCACAGTTGCTTCCAAATGAAACGGTGCAAGACATGG CCCAAGACGTCACCTACTTCTGTCCTTTCATTGGTGCACTGAGGGGCACAGTGACAGTCACCAACTACAGACTTTTCTTTAAATGCATGGACAGG GAGCCAGCTTTTGTGCTGGACCTGCCACTTGGGGTGGTGAGTCGTGTGGAAAAGATAGGAAGTGCATCAACCCGTGGTGACATGTCCTATGGGCTGGTTTGCAAG GACATGCGTAATCTACGATTtgctcacaaacacatggaGGACACACTCAGGAAGTCCATTTTCGAAGTGCTGATGAAATTTGCGTTTCCTGTTTCCAACGGACTG CAAATCTTTGCCTTTGAATATGGGCAAGTCTTTCCTGAAAACGGATGGAAGGTGTATGACGCTATCTCGGAATACAAACGACAG GGTATACCCAACGAAAGCTGGAGGCTAACAAAAGTAAACGATCACTATGAGGTTTGTGACACCTACCCATCAACTCTTGCGGTGCCCGTCAACATCCCGGACGAAGAGCTGAAGAGAGTGGCTGCCTTCCGTGCAAAAGGAAGGATACCT GTGTTGTCATGGATTCATCCAGAGAGCCAGGCAACGGTGACACGCTGCAGTCAGCCCATGGTTGGGGTAAACGGGAAGCGCAGCAAAGAGGATGAGAAATACCTCCAGGCGATCATGGATGCTAATGCTCAGTCTCACAAACTCTTCATTTTTGATGCCAGGCCTAGTGTCAATGCCGCTGCCAACAAG ATGAAAGGGGGTGGTTATGAAAGTGAGGATGCGTATCAAAATGCTGAGCTGGTGTTCTTGGATATACACAACATCCACGTGATGAGAGAGTCGCTTCGCAAGCTCAAGGATGTGGTCTACCCCAACATTGAGGACTCCCACTGGTTTTCCAATCTAGAGTCCACTCACTGGCTTGAGCACATCAAG ctgATCCTGGCAGGAGCGCTGAGGATTGCAGACAAGGTGGAATCTGGGAAAACCTCAGTGGTGGTGCACTGTAGCGACGGCTGGGATCGCACAAGCCAGCTCACCTCACTGGCCATGCTCATGCTGGACGGTTACTATCGCACCATTCGTGGCTTCGAGGTGCTGCTTGAGAAAGAGTGGCTGAGCTTTGGTCACCGCTTCCAGCTG CGTATCGGTCATGGTGACAAGAACCACACAGATGCTGACCGCTCAcctgtttttattcagttcatTGACTGTGTCTGGCAGTTGACTCGGCAG TTTCCTGCAGCATTTGAGTTTAATGAATACTTCCTGGTCACCATCCTGGACCACCTGTACAGCTGCCTGTTTGGGACATTCTTGTGCAACAGCGAACAGCAGAGGTTGAAGGAA GAGATTCCCAAGAGGACGGTGTCATTGTGGTCTTACATAAACAGCCAGCTGGAGGAGTTTACCAATCCTTTGTATGTGAACTATTCCAACCATGTACTCTTCCCTGCAGTCAGCTTACGTCACCTGGAGCTTTGGGTTGGTTACTACATCCGCTGGAACCCTCGTATGAGACCTCAG